The Leadbettera azotonutricia ZAS-9 genome has a window encoding:
- a CDS encoding SH3 domain-containing protein: MKKSMIFLALFLLALGSATAQTGNTLYVAVKTAEVKSSPSIFSDLLASLPLGDAVTFLRAGNKWVEVTTAAGVRGWVLEGALSARRVVSSNRSIDSGEVAMAGKGFTSEVEKLFKQQGKADYSQVDAMEARSVPLAELQTFLKEGRLLTGE, from the coding sequence GTGAAAAAAAGCATGATTTTTTTGGCGTTATTCCTCTTGGCCCTGGGTTCTGCCACTGCCCAAACCGGCAATACGCTCTATGTGGCGGTTAAAACCGCAGAAGTCAAATCCTCCCCGTCAATTTTTTCCGACTTGCTTGCCAGCCTCCCCCTGGGGGATGCTGTCACTTTTTTGCGGGCCGGGAACAAGTGGGTTGAAGTAACCACAGCTGCGGGTGTCCGGGGCTGGGTCCTGGAAGGCGCCTTGAGCGCCAGACGGGTAGTCTCCTCAAACCGTTCAATTGATTCCGGGGAAGTAGCCATGGCTGGCAAGGGCTTTACATCCGAGGTGGAGAAGCTTTTTAAGCAGCAGGGCAAAGCCGATTATTCACAGGTGGATGCCATGGAGGCGCGTTCCGTGCCCCTGGCTGAACTCCAAACCTTCCTCAAGGAAGGCCGCCTTTTAACGGGAGAATAA
- a CDS encoding M48 family metalloprotease translates to MKKLILGLFCALWVVFAVSAEGQGQKASGSGQASLLSGDVSDALSGMDKALATAGDEMTSIDDYYLGRAVAVNILGSYKIYTANPDLTSYLNKICLAITVNSPNPVLFNGYHAEILDSAEINAFATPGGHIFLSRGLIACADSEDALAAVIAHEIAHIQLRHAAAIIQAQRTVQDLTDAGRRAAAIASRDSSPAERAVLFGEDVSSLTTTLFKSGYAQSQEYEADTTALALLRNAGYDPSALPAVLQVMEKNQKSHAGGFNNTHPSPASRIASLGRISGNTRGRDTLSSRQSRFKK, encoded by the coding sequence ATGAAAAAGCTCATCCTTGGGTTGTTTTGCGCTCTATGGGTTGTTTTTGCTGTTTCCGCCGAGGGCCAGGGCCAAAAAGCTTCGGGCTCCGGGCAGGCCAGCCTGCTTTCAGGCGATGTATCGGATGCCCTTTCCGGGATGGATAAAGCCCTGGCAACGGCTGGGGATGAAATGACCTCCATCGACGATTACTACCTGGGCAGGGCGGTGGCTGTGAACATACTCGGCTCATATAAAATTTACACTGCGAATCCCGATTTGACCAGCTACCTCAACAAGATCTGCCTCGCCATTACGGTGAATTCCCCCAATCCGGTGCTGTTCAACGGGTATCATGCCGAGATTCTCGACAGCGCCGAGATCAACGCCTTTGCAACTCCCGGAGGGCATATTTTCCTTTCCCGGGGGCTCATTGCCTGCGCCGATTCTGAAGACGCCCTGGCTGCGGTAATTGCCCACGAAATTGCCCACATACAGCTCCGCCATGCGGCAGCGATCATACAGGCCCAGCGGACAGTGCAGGATCTGACAGACGCGGGCCGCAGGGCGGCTGCTATCGCAAGCCGCGACTCCAGCCCCGCTGAAAGGGCTGTGCTTTTTGGGGAAGATGTTAGCAGTCTGACTACAACGCTGTTCAAAAGCGGCTATGCCCAGAGCCAGGAGTACGAGGCCGATACCACAGCCCTTGCCCTGCTCAGGAACGCAGGATATGACCCTTCCGCGCTTCCTGCGGTATTGCAGGTTATGGAGAAAAACCAGAAATCCCACGCAGGGGGCTTTAACAATACCCACCCTTCTCCCGCATCCCGCATCGCCAGCCTGGGGCGCATCTCGGGCAATACCAGGGGCAGGGATACCTTGTCTTCCCGCCAGTCCAGGTTTAAAAAATGA
- a CDS encoding CHASE2 domain-containing protein: MKQFLAKFHKPLAALVIAVFLCFVAVFGYLHGAFDYVEYKLYDFRVKLFANSSRRSNDIIVVFLDQDSLNWADQNKHWGWPWPRAAYAEIVDYMRLGGAKSIAFDVIFSEPSIYGAADDAAFARASSAYGRVAQGVLFNLQTGITRSWPSGLDKPVFDPRSFGASLGNYSLSEEEGATAGQFPIPELRNSAGVIGSINGKADSDGIFRRMRLFTLFDGRAIPGLSAASLLVTGESKEIIDNPEAKTIEWGNYTIPVDKEGKTLLRFKGDLERYPNYSAMHILQSAEAVARGEEPLLPPENFKDAYVFFGYYAPGLYDIFASPISSLYPGVGAHITMLDNLLTGDFIKQSPQWLDMLLTILPSVLIILLVLFSSRIRLTVSGTVLIFALLFTGSVAVYRFGIWVPMAAPLITAIFAFIVATLYGYATEGSQKRYIKGAFSRYLSPKVIEELIDDPSKLDLGGEKREMTAIFTDIQRFSSISEGLQKEYGEDGPRALVNLLNLYLTEMSNIILENEGTVDKYEGDAIIAFFGAPIWTERHAALACRSAIQMKKKELELKAQIMDPEGAFYSPLGKLIEKGIIRSERPLYTRIGINTGDMVVGNMGTPDKMDYTIMGDAVNLAARLEGVNKQYDTGGILISDFTRNQIGDEFILRGLSRVRVVGKKDPVRLFELLELREEASQALLDMAGLWDKGFKAYESKEFLEAKNVFSTIWQRDNNDTVAKLYLGRCEKFQASPPEPDKWDDGVDNLTEK, from the coding sequence ATGAAGCAGTTCTTAGCCAAATTCCACAAACCTCTGGCCGCACTAGTTATCGCGGTCTTTCTTTGCTTTGTTGCGGTCTTTGGCTATCTTCATGGGGCTTTCGATTATGTTGAATACAAGCTTTACGACTTCAGGGTGAAATTGTTTGCCAATTCAAGCCGCCGGTCGAATGATATAATTGTTGTTTTTTTGGATCAGGACAGCCTTAACTGGGCGGATCAAAATAAGCATTGGGGCTGGCCCTGGCCTCGTGCGGCTTATGCTGAAATTGTGGATTACATGAGGCTGGGCGGTGCAAAGTCAATTGCATTCGATGTAATTTTTTCCGAACCTTCAATCTATGGGGCTGCTGACGATGCTGCCTTTGCCAGGGCTTCCTCCGCATACGGCAGGGTGGCGCAGGGGGTCCTCTTCAATTTGCAGACAGGCATTACCCGTTCCTGGCCTTCTGGGCTGGACAAGCCGGTTTTTGATCCTCGCAGTTTTGGAGCCAGCCTGGGCAATTACAGCCTTTCGGAAGAAGAAGGCGCTACTGCGGGCCAATTCCCCATACCCGAGTTAAGGAATTCTGCGGGCGTTATCGGGAGCATTAATGGCAAGGCTGATTCCGACGGTATATTCAGGCGGATGCGGCTTTTTACCCTTTTTGACGGACGGGCAATACCAGGGCTTTCCGCAGCCTCCCTTCTGGTGACCGGTGAAAGCAAAGAAATTATCGACAACCCCGAAGCAAAAACAATAGAATGGGGCAATTACACTATCCCTGTTGATAAAGAGGGGAAGACATTGCTCCGCTTTAAGGGCGATCTTGAGAGATACCCCAATTACAGCGCCATGCATATACTGCAAAGCGCGGAGGCTGTCGCCAGGGGCGAAGAGCCCCTCCTGCCTCCGGAAAATTTCAAGGATGCGTATGTCTTTTTTGGGTATTATGCTCCGGGGCTTTATGATATTTTCGCCTCCCCCATATCCTCGCTGTACCCCGGCGTGGGCGCCCATATCACCATGCTGGACAATTTGCTTACAGGCGATTTTATAAAGCAGAGCCCCCAGTGGCTGGATATGCTCCTTACTATATTGCCCTCAGTATTGATAATACTTTTAGTGCTGTTTTCAAGCCGTATACGCCTTACGGTGAGCGGCACGGTTTTGATATTCGCCTTGCTTTTCACAGGCTCTGTAGCGGTGTATAGATTTGGCATTTGGGTTCCCATGGCCGCCCCCCTCATTACCGCTATATTTGCCTTTATCGTAGCTACCCTTTATGGATACGCCACGGAAGGCAGCCAAAAGCGTTATATAAAAGGAGCATTTTCGCGCTACCTTTCTCCAAAGGTTATTGAAGAGCTTATTGACGATCCCTCCAAGCTTGATTTGGGGGGCGAAAAGCGGGAAATGACCGCTATTTTCACGGATATTCAGCGTTTTTCATCGATATCCGAAGGCTTGCAGAAGGAATACGGCGAAGACGGCCCCCGTGCCCTGGTCAATCTCCTCAATCTCTACCTGACGGAAATGAGCAATATTATCCTCGAAAACGAAGGCACTGTGGATAAATACGAGGGCGACGCCATCATCGCGTTTTTTGGCGCGCCTATATGGACCGAAAGGCACGCAGCCCTTGCATGCCGCAGCGCCATCCAAATGAAGAAGAAGGAGCTTGAGCTAAAGGCGCAAATCATGGATCCTGAAGGCGCCTTTTATTCGCCATTGGGCAAGCTCATAGAAAAAGGGATTATACGCTCCGAGCGCCCCCTTTATACCAGAATCGGAATCAATACCGGGGACATGGTGGTTGGGAACATGGGCACCCCGGACAAGATGGACTATACGATTATGGGGGATGCAGTGAACCTGGCTGCCCGGCTCGAAGGCGTAAACAAGCAGTACGATACCGGCGGCATCCTGATCAGCGACTTTACCCGAAACCAGATCGGGGATGAATTTATCCTCCGGGGCTTGAGCCGGGTCCGGGTGGTGGGCAAGAAAGATCCGGTGCGGCTCTTTGAACTTTTGGAATTGAGGGAAGAGGCGTCCCAGGCATTGCTGGATATGGCGGGCCTTTGGGATAAGGGATTCAAGGCTTATGAGTCAAAAGAATTCCTCGAAGCGAAGAATGTTTTTAGCACCATATGGCAAAGGGACAATAACGACACTGTGGCTAAGCTTTACCTGGGCCGCTGCGAGAAATTCCAGGCAAGCCCCCCTGAGCCGGACAAATGGGACGATGGGGTAGATAATCTGACTGAGAAATAG
- a CDS encoding SH3 domain-containing protein: MKKFFLLTGLLVFLATAAFAQIAKGNSAWVSAKTVAVKSSTGFFASKRGTLAYGDQVSVLQVKGSWAEIRSSNGAVTGWIATSSLSARRIVATGSGSGASASEVALAGKGFNQEVENAYKADGDLNYADVDKTEAITVAEDVLLKFITDGHLFAGEQQ, from the coding sequence ATGAAAAAGTTTTTTCTTTTGACGGGCCTATTGGTTTTCTTGGCCACCGCTGCCTTTGCCCAAATCGCCAAGGGCAATTCGGCATGGGTTTCTGCAAAGACCGTGGCGGTAAAATCGTCCACCGGATTTTTTGCGTCAAAGCGCGGAACCCTGGCGTATGGGGATCAGGTATCGGTGCTGCAGGTTAAGGGCAGCTGGGCCGAGATCCGTTCGTCTAACGGAGCGGTCACAGGCTGGATTGCCACAAGCAGCCTGAGCGCCCGGCGCATAGTTGCCACTGGTTCGGGCAGCGGCGCCTCGGCAAGCGAAGTGGCCCTTGCGGGAAAAGGCTTTAACCAGGAAGTGGAAAATGCCTATAAGGCCGATGGCGATCTCAATTACGCCGATGTGGACAAGACCGAAGCCATAACGGTTGCGGAAGACGTGCTTCTCAAATTCATAACCGACGGCCATCTTTTTGCGGGGGAACAGCAATGA
- a CDS encoding M48 family metalloprotease, which translates to MKLRTIKLYLPIMISALVAVVFFSCAGIGAAAGIGAQIASSAGLISQNTADAIIVSGQAADKAFENITPEQEYYIGRAVAANILTTYKLYNGSPGLTAYLNRIANTITVNSSRPEIYNGYHLNILDSDEINAFATPGGHIFITRGLIACADSEDALAGVIAHEVGHILLQHSLEAIKKSRNNQAFMTALVATGGAATNTDVKQLTEVFNASIGEVLNTMLNSGFSRDQEFAADSIALSLMAGSGYEPSSLIEMLHSLEKNQASHAGGFNKTHPTPAQRIASAEKSVSQYTVADTRSFRQARYKAVK; encoded by the coding sequence ATGAAATTGCGCACTATTAAACTTTACCTTCCTATTATGATAAGCGCTTTGGTTGCGGTGGTTTTCTTTTCTTGCGCGGGCATTGGCGCTGCCGCAGGCATTGGCGCCCAGATCGCAAGCAGCGCCGGTCTCATCAGCCAGAACACCGCCGATGCCATCATCGTAAGCGGACAGGCAGCCGACAAGGCTTTTGAGAATATCACCCCGGAGCAGGAATATTACATTGGCAGGGCAGTAGCGGCCAATATACTCACCACCTATAAACTGTACAATGGAAGCCCCGGCCTCACAGCCTATCTTAACCGCATTGCCAACACTATTACGGTTAATTCATCCCGGCCTGAAATTTACAACGGCTATCACCTCAATATACTGGACAGCGACGAGATTAACGCCTTTGCCACTCCCGGCGGGCACATCTTTATTACCCGGGGCCTCATAGCCTGTGCCGATTCTGAAGATGCCCTTGCTGGCGTTATAGCCCATGAAGTGGGTCATATACTGCTCCAGCACAGCCTCGAGGCCATCAAGAAAAGCCGCAATAACCAGGCCTTTATGACTGCCCTTGTCGCAACTGGCGGCGCTGCCACCAACACCGATGTAAAACAGCTCACGGAAGTCTTCAATGCGTCCATCGGCGAGGTTCTCAACACCATGCTGAATTCAGGTTTTTCCCGGGATCAGGAATTCGCCGCCGATTCAATCGCCCTCAGCCTCATGGCTGGTTCAGGCTATGAGCCCTCCAGCCTTATAGAAATGCTCCACTCCCTTGAGAAGAACCAGGCAAGCCATGCGGGGGGATTCAACAAGACCCACCCCACACCGGCGCAGCGTATTGCGAGCGCGGAAAAGTCTGTCTCCCAATATACAGTGGCCGACACAAGGTCTTTCAGGCAAGCACGGTATAAGGCAGTGAAGTAG